The window TACAAAGCTGACTTAGAGCGccagaaaacaaagaaaaaaaaagaagagagagagagagagagagagagagagagagagatcatCGTCGACGTGGCTCGAGCGCTGCCGATTCCACACTTTTTGCGCCCTCTGGTGAGGCTCTCTAGGTTCTTCGGTTATAACAGTAGGTAGTATATCTCACAGTGTATCCGTATCCGTACACCTTTTGCGGTCGTAAGAACTTCCTATCTAGGTATAGGTAGGTTGCGTTTGTGAAAGGATATACTATCGAGgtacctatataaaatacacGAACACTCTGAGGAAAAGATGCTGCATCATGATTATGAGCCAGCATGCTGATGCATTGTAATTCGTAGCGGCAAGTTCCACTGTGATATCCGGATGATGCCGCTCCTAGTACGGTCACTTAGTCGAACCAGTGGACTTTTGATAGCATCAATATTGCGGAGATAAATGTACGCAATTACAACTTCTGCAACCTTACGTCCGACATTTATCGGCTCCCACGTTATTGGTCGGGTATTACACATGTAGGTCATATTTTCTAGCGGCAACTTCGGACTAACTATACGTGCCGACAACGAGGTGCACCAACCGCACCTCAGCGTAGATTAGTTTCCAAAGCTGGCTTGAAAGCGTTCGAGCGCCCGCAACGGCTCTTTTGAGGTGCCGGTGcctctttttcctccttcttccgtATGGCGCAGCAATAGTCCTATGGGTCGAGAGTAATTGTACAGGCTGCATAATCGGCTAGGAGCTTTTACCAAGCTGTATGACTCGCCACCGATGCTTTCCATGTGGCATCTTGGCAGATTTGCCTTGACCCCAGGAGATTCACTCCCCGTACATACATGATCGACGTGACTATAAGCACCTGTTTCATGCTAATGAGACGCTTGGGCTACGGGAATAATAGTCTCGAACGTGATTAATGTGATTCAAGGATGCCTTTGTGCTTGTGCCAAGTCTACGCATCATGGTGAATTGCAAGGTTCAGAGTATCTATCCTGACACGGCCGTAGAGGCATATGGTTGTGCGGCTATTCAGCTCAATAAACTGTATAACTCCAGAGATAACTAACAAGGGGGATTGTTTCCTTTCCTCTGTACCAAGCACATACTGCAGATATACTACTGGATGGACTGTAAGCAGTTGTGGTTACACAGGATATAAAAAGCCCGTATTTCAAAACGCCGTGCTTGAAAATTGCGAAATCCTTCCGAAATGAATGCCATGAAACATCAGTTTGTATTTGGTTTGCCACATTTTGAACCATGTGAGATTGGCAAGCGATTCGAAGAACCACCCGTCCTGATCTGACGTTGCCAAGCTTGGCACtggtcatcatcattgcctATCATTGACTAGTGGAGTGAGTGTTATAAAAGGAAACCAGCATATATCTGGTGCAAGTACGGGTTGCACTATCACTATTAAACCGGTGTGGGGTGTatctacatacatgtagtctaCTTCTTTGCATGCAGGCGTCTGCGGATGGCCCAGGCCCACGGACATATTGTACGTTTAGTATAAGCTGAAGCGAGTTTCAAGAAACTACAGgtactcttttcttttctgcggTAGCACGCTGACTAAAAATTCTTCTTCGGGCCAAAGGTAGAGGATTGTGGATATGTTCCTTTTATAGCACACATGCAGATCGATTGGATAAGCAACTGCTAAGACAAGCTCCGTTCAAGAGTTTTGAAACGGCCAAAATACATGATACTATGTGCATGCACCATGTCAACATGTGCACATTACTTGCACAGGCCTCCTTGTGTGAGTTGCAACTGGCATCTGGCCAATCAATTCTCATACTATAAGCTGACTCGTGTGACCCCCATACAGCTGTGCTCGTATCTGTAGATGCTGTTTGCAGGCAAAGGGCCGCTTCCAACCTATCGGCCAAggctggctgctggcagACGTAAAGCCCTGGAAGTAGTACCCGTTACCAGGCCTAGCATTAGTATACACCACTATGTCACGGTACAGTAACATATCCTCAGCGAAACAGGCAATCTGTATGTAAGGCATAGTGCGTGCACCGCATGAAACCCATGCGGGGGTTGGCTGGACAATGCGAATGCGACGAGGGAGACAAGCAGTGGCGTTTCCTAGCATTGGCAAGACTCGACACCTGAAAGCCGCAAGGAAACCAGATTCGTCGGAGTGGCCGCTTTATCCGCATTCTctattattttccttttccgaCGTCTTTTATTAGCTGTGAAGATCAGCCCAGGTAGCAGGGATCGGGGCTTCTATCGCCTTTGATGGGGTGCTATTTCGGTGCCTAGTCCGCATACTGACATGAGCCGATGACATGCCATGCGCTCTGAAACAGCTCTTTTTCCGATTCGCCTCGTATACTGTATCGTATCTGCATTCATTTCGAGGTGCTGCATCCAAGACACGGAAAAACATCCCTATGGCAGCTGCTTCGTTCTGGTACTAATAGCCGCCATGTTTCCCTGCGAACGCCAGTCCTGAGAGGTTCGTTCACCCGCTGCTTATCTGCTCGAGTACCTATGCCTAGTAGCGTTTAGCAGGTGTTGGCAGAATACCTAGTGCCTAACCACTCAAAGAGCCGGTTGACGATCTCCAAGCGGCATCTGCAAGGTTGACGGATTTGCTTCTGGAAACAGTCGGCGCTACTGTATGGCATTGATTGAGATCTGGCAAGCGGTGAGTGGGAGATGCGGAAGCGGCGGAAAAATCTCCACCAACCCGGTTGCTTTACAGTAGTAGTGTAGTGCCTGTACTGTATAGACAAGGGGGGGAAGAGCCTCGAATCGGATATTGCTACTGTGCTGCGTCTTGGCAACACGCCTTGTCGTAGCAGACAGATTGTGTAGAATTACAAGTACAGTATGGCCGTGTCCCTGTTTGGGGATGCCCTTCAGCCCCCACGATATGCAGCCCGGCGTGTTGGATTAGCCCAGAGGCCGCTAAACGGGGGGTTCGCAGCCCCATCAGCCAATCAGCGCGCCTGACGGCTGCTGACAAACGCGGCTAGGGCTGGTGCGAAAGGCGCCCGGCACGGAACTCGCACTGGAGACCACGCTGGAGACCACGCTGGAGACCACGCTGGAGACCACTGAAGGTTCCACTAGAGCATCGCTAAACAGCCGCTAGAGCCAGCCCTGGCCAGCCTACCGACTTCCCAACACGGTCAAGCCCGCTGCCACTGCGCTGGTACGGCGGCGTCTGCTGCTAGGAGGGCGCTTACTAATGGCGTGCTGTCAGAGCTAATCGGCTCTAGCACCTCCCCAAGCAGTCTAGCCAACTGACATTAGCTAATTGCGCCGGAGAGCCCGTCCCTGGTTATCATCTGTCGTGCCTCATCCAAGCAATAATACCTCGGGGAGTCTGCTGGCTCGCACACGTGTTTTGGcggtaagaaagaaagtttTAGCAGCTGGTGTGGAGAGACTCGAGGCCATTCGCTGCTCGGTAAGCAAGCCCGACCAGGGACTCGGCGTTTGGCTCATGAATCCAGTCTGCAAGTTCTAGAGAGACTCGGCTGGCTCCGCAACTCGACAACGACTCACTCTGCAACTCCAAGCAAAGCCCAACTGCGGACATACGAGTGCTCCAATCAAGAGCCGGTGGGATCTGCCGGTGGGACAGTGGAATCTCCTGCTGGACCAGCACCAGGACCTCAGCGCCTGGCCTGGCTGCCTGAGCCCGGGGCTTCCTTGCATCTCCTATGCTGCTACGAGTCGCAGAAGCGAACGCACAACCTGGCACCCGCGCAAGCTCTTACTTGTAGGGCTGGGCTTGCGCTAACAGTCTGCAGGCGGCGTCAGGGAGAGAGCCACGGCTTCAGGCACTACTGCCGCCACCTGCGAGCTTCTGGTTGCATTGCCTAGAGTCTTGAGTCTCGagcctcgtcatcatccccTGGCAACGtgccagaagaaggccagACACCCCGGACTCTGATCCATACCAGACGCACGCCTGGGACAGACCAGCACTAGCTCTGCGCCCTGTGCTCATCATTGGCCCAGCACCTGAGCCCCCCCATACCTACCTGCCGCACGCCTATAGGTATAGTTACACTGCCTACAGAGTACCTCGGTAGCGAGTTCTGAACCTGGTCAGCATTGAGTCTTGTCATTTGCGGCGTCCTTGCGGTGTGATGCGGTGCGGCTCGTCAGCGAAGACCGCAGCTCACCGAAGCGGACGAGCGCGGATGAATAAAGCCTAGGATCGATTCTTACAAAATAACATTTTTAGCAtcactactaggtacttatTATTGGCATATTCTTTCCCGGTGCCCCGCGCCGTTTCCAATCCTCCCGACGTCACACTCACACCCTATCAGCTGctttgcatcttcttttATCACCTAGCACTTTCTCATCTATTCTTTCCCACTGGGGATTATCATTTCCAAAGTTTATAGCTCTGCTCTTGGCACTGCGACCCGGGCTCGACTAATCAATTGGACACGATGAGTCGACTATCTCGACACGAGGGCAGGTCCCCCTTGCCGTCACTGCAGAGCGAAATCTCGATTCTCAACGCCGAAAAGTATGGTGAGGAGCCCAGACGCACGCGGTCTGCCAATGGAAAACGATCGCTTTCAGAAGatcacgacgacgacgatgatgatggcgttcAGAAGAAGAGATCCAGAGGCCGTCCGCGACTGGACACCAAGGACGAGACCGCCGCCGATGTGAGTACCCTGCCTgtctgcctgcctgcctgcctttTTGATATCAGGCTTAAAAAACTTGCCTTTATTTCCATCACTATTCTCATATTGTTCGTTGCCACCACGGCTCGCGGTACTATTCAACAGCTTCTTGCACTCTGTTCCCTTCCATCTGTCTCTATTATATCCCTCTGAAGATCAACTCTACATGCAATAGACCCACTTGATTGTTTtgaaatatattctttactTGATTGTCCGCATACAAGGAGATTGTGATTCTAATCTCTCTGCCGCATTCTAGCGTCGCCGAACACAAATTCGTCTTGCTCAACGAGCATACAGACACCGCAAAGACACCGCCATCACCACTCTTGAGCAAAAGGTTAAAGATTTAGAAGCCTCAAATGAGGCCATGAGCAAAGAGTTTACTAAATTCTACGACATCATTTTGGCTGAGGGCATTTTTGACATCGCTCCTCATGCTGCGCCTCGCCTCAGACTCATTGCGGATCGACTCCTCCGCCTTTCTAGCATGGTCGGCACAAGTAGCATCACATCCGAGAGCGATGATTCTATCATGGCCAAGCCTGCAGGAGCTCGCAAAAGCCTCAGCGACGTGAGCATGCATCATGGCCATCAGACAAATGGCTTGGGCGAGCCGGATCTCTCGAGCTCGGCTTATCCTACTGTCCAGCATCACCCAGGTTCTTTCAACTACGAAGTAATCGCCCAGGCAACGCCAAACAACGCCAGCTTCCCCTTTTTCGCCTCCATGGAGTCATCCGCTTCACAGCCGCCAAGCAGTAGCTATCTAGGCACCTCTCTCAACAACCCCTCACCCTACCCCCGACTCTCATCTCCAACATATGGCTTTCACGAACGTTTCAGCAAGAGACTGCAGCGAACAACTTTGGAATGCGGCCTTAGGCTGGCTACGATGAAGAACCCGCCGCCCGAGCGGTATGCGACTGTTTTCGGCTTTAGTTTACTCTTTGAATCCCGCGATTCGATCATTCGGCGATTAGCAGCAGGGCTGAAGAAGATACAGAGCGAGGGTGTAGACTGGAAATTCCCAACGCCTTCAATGCAAAACGACCAGTTTGGATATCTAGAAAATCAATTTTCCTCGACTAGCTCAGAGGAGTTGAACAATGCGCTACTCTCACTCAGCAAATCGGCTACAAGCTTCGCCAACATGCCTCAATTCGGAGCTCAACCTCTAGCCAATTCTGAAGAGAAAGCTGAGCATCGGATACGAATGCTTTGCCAGAACTTTGAGGGGGAATTTTTCACAGCGGACGAAGTTGAGCTATTCCTGCGCCGACTGGGTCTAGCTATCCCCCCGAACGTTGACTATGTCGATTCTGAGCTGGACCTGAACGAACTCCAAGCTGCTGATGAAGCAAGCACCAAAAGCCACTTTGCTAGTATTGGGCTGTCTCCTGGTAACTCGGGCATCGGCGGAATTCAAAGCAACATGTGGCAGATGAACAATACCTCGCTGGGCGATTTTGGAAGCTCTCTTCGAGGAGACTCTTCAGAAGGTCAGAATACGGAAACTACTGAGTTTATCGACAAGACTGACCTGGATGGAGGATTAGTTACGTTTATGAATAATCACGACTTCAGCCAGATATGGCCTACTGGATCAAGCTGGTCCAAGACGAAAGTCTCCGTCGATGTGGGCCGATTGATAGACGGTATGTGGGCATTTACTTTTATTCAATCtactcctctctcttctcttttttttttttgtctttgtcgtcttttttttttttaaaaaaaaaaaacaaagttCCTCTTTTACTAACATATTTCATTTAGAATTGGTGAATGCATCAGTTTGTCTAGGAAGGACGCCGGGTATACGACCAAAGGACGTTATCAAGGCTGTCAAAGTTGCTGCCGGCTTATCGCCTACTCATGCACCATGAACCAAGTCAACTTGGACGAAGCAAAGTCTCCACTTTAAAGGGGTTTATGAGCGGCTATGTGAATCATCATACTACCATTTAACGATAACCGGTTGTTTTTTACGAAACTCTAAAACATGAAAGAAACTACACGGCGATAGAGAGAGCGGACTGGAGAAGTTGATTTAAGGGCCTCCACTAGGTTTCAGCCCATCGATTGATTTGTGGAGCAACGGGAGTTACGCAGGATATACCACTTGAAGTTTAAGGCTTACGGATTCTTTTTCATTATATTGGCGGAAAGCGGAGTGatactttcttttgttcaAAACTTTTATTCTCAACTCCTACcatacttttttttggggaTTTTCGATTTGGCAACGCACAATCATACGCTTTCATTGTtcactttttattttttatttttttacggATATTAATGCTTACATCCGGTGGAGAAAACCGTTTGACAAATGACGGGAAAAGTTATCAGAATTACCACTAGAGGCAGGAGCGCGCTGACTCAATCAGGCCTAGGCGTGGGAAACATCGCATAGGGCGGCTTGTAACATGCATAGCTAGTTGAGAACCACGAGATACAGGGGTTATCTTGAGTTGTCACCAAAGCACATACTGTAGCTGAACAGACCAAGTTGCCATTCATGATTCGTGGTGGACCGATGTGGTTGAAGGATATGACTCTGGGCAGAACCCAAAAAGGCTACGCTGGCTGGGCTGAAGCTGGCATCTAGAACCGGCGGGCCAGTAAGCTGCCGCAATAGGCAGTTGATCCGCCCGCACGGTCAGATGCGGTGGAGGCGGGAGAGGAAACAGACGCAGCTCCGCCTCGTTTGAACGTCGAgccgtcttctcccttgcatcTGCTGGTTTCGTATGCAGCGTTGTGTAAGCGACAACTTACAGAAACTCTGTCCCATCCAGCCCGACGCCCGATACGACCGCCCG is drawn from Trichoderma asperellum chromosome 4, complete sequence and contains these coding sequences:
- a CDS encoding uncharacterized protein (EggNog:ENOG41) gives rise to the protein MSRLSRHEGRSPLPSLQSEISILNAEKYGEEPRRTRSANGKRSLSEDHDDDDDDGVQKKRSRGRPRLDTKDETAADRRRTQIRLAQRAYRHRKDTAITTLEQKVKDLEASNEAMSKEFTKFYDIILAEGIFDIAPHAAPRLRLIADRLLRLSSMVGTSSITSESDDSIMAKPAGARKSLSDVSMHHGHQTNGLGEPDLSSSAYPTVQHHPGSFNYEVIAQATPNNASFPFFASMESSASQPPSSSYLGTSLNNPSPYPRLSSPTYGFHERFSKRLQRTTLECGLRLATMKNPPPERYATVFGFSLLFESRDSIIRRLAAGLKKIQSEGVDWKFPTPSMQNDQFGYLENQFSSTSSEELNNALLSLSKSATSFANMPQFGAQPLANSEEKAEHRIRMLCQNFEGEFFTADEVELFLRRLGLAIPPNVDYVDSELDLNELQAADEASTKSHFASIGLSPGNSGIGGIQSNMWQMNNTSLGDFGSSLRGDSSEGQNTETTEFIDKTDLDGGLVTFMNNHDFSQIWPTGSSWSKTKVSVDVGRLIDELVNASVCLGRTPGIRPKDVIKAVKVAAGLSPTHAP